A window of Nitrososphaerales archaeon contains these coding sequences:
- a CDS encoding ribbon-helix-helix domain-containing protein, which translates to MAYAAAVADNARRTLNRKQLIVPVRIPADLAAKLDRAVSGLRYASRNEFIREAIEQHVNDRLGSKMIEVRDVSVKGAARMMDRYLSKSPGAHYVSELAEELGLELDVAFKAARMLEAQGMVKARSK; encoded by the coding sequence ATGGCCTACGCCGCAGCCGTCGCTGACAACGCGAGGCGGACTCTCAACCGCAAGCAACTGATAGTGCCAGTCAGGATTCCGGCCGACCTGGCGGCGAAGCTGGACAGGGCGGTCTCCGGGCTCCGATACGCTTCGAGGAACGAGTTCATACGCGAAGCGATCGAGCAGCACGTGAATGACAGGCTGGGGAGCAAGATGATAGAGGTCAGAGACGTCTCGGTCAAGGGAGCCGCCAGGATGATGGACCGATATCTCTCGAAGAGCCCCGGTGCGCACTACGTGAGCGAGCTGGCGGAGGAGCTGGGTCTGGAGCTGGACGTCGCCTTCAAGGCGGCCAGGATGCTGGAAGCCCAGGGCATGGTAAAGGCGAGGTCCAAGTGA